CGGAAAAGCGTCGCCGGGGGCGGGAACTGGTCGGTCTCGCCCTCCAGGGACGCGGGTGCATCAGTTGGCAGGTGGTGCAGGAGTTTTGCCACGTCGCGCAGTGCCGGTTCCTCAAGCCGATGGACAGGCTCAGCCTCGGGGAGTACCAGCAAGAGGTTCTTTTCCCTCTCTGCAAGGTCTGGCCCGACGAGACCCTCTACCAGGACACCCTGACCGTCCAGGCGGACACCGGCTTTTCGTGGTCCGACAGCCTCGTCGTCGCCTCGGCCTTGAGGAGCGGTTGCCCCTGCCTGTACACCGAGGACCTGCAGCACGACCGGAGATACCGCGGGGTTCGCATCATCGACCCCTTCCGTTGACCCGCGGCCTCTCACCAGGGGTACGGCACCTATATCCTTGTCGTCGTCTGAAAAGCCCTTTTCTCTCACAGAGGCACTGAGGCACGGAGTAATCATAAAAATTGTTGATTCTATTAAATCCAAAATGCATTTCTCCGTGCCTCTGTGCCTCTGTGAGATCCGAATCCGGGCTTTTTGCGGGACAGTCATCCTGGAGGGCCCCTCAACAAGTACCACCGCTCCCCGGGCGATGGTCAAACAACGGATTTCATAACATGTTACCATTCGATTGTCGATGGGTCCCCAGGCTCATCCTCCTTCCGAATCCACCCGCCCTACCCGTGCATCCATGAATTCACTTGCACAAGGGACGAGATGGGTACAAAATGAAAATACTAAATCAGGGTGAGGGGAAGCCCCTATGACCAGGAAGGACTTTCTCAGGTTGCTGGGTTTGAGCGCGGCGGGGTTGTTCGTTCCGGGGAAGCTGCTCGCGGCCGACCCCAAGCCGACGGCGCCCCCCGGTGACGCGGTGCCGGCGGGCGGGCGGCTGTTCAGGGGGACCGCGGACGGCCGGATCCTCCAGTCGCTGGACGGGGGGAAGGTTTGGACGCTCCACGCCGACTTGGGCGAGACCAACGCCGTGCGGCGCATCTACGTCGAGGACGGCCTGACCCGGGCGGAAATCAGCTCCCCGGGCGGTACCTTCGTGCTGACGCTGCACCCCAAGGGCAAGGCCTGGGTCGTGCTGGCACCCGGTCAGAAGTTCGCCCCCCCGGCGTCGGACACGATCCTGAAGTAGACGGCGGCCCCGGTCCGACCGGCTGCAGGCGGGCCCGGCGCCGCACGGCCGGGCTTTTACCCCGAAAGGGGCGCCGGAGCGGGGAAATCGTGAGAATCGGAAGAGACCGTGCGTGAAGGGAATCAGCCATGGATGACGTGACGCTACGCCCCATCACCGACGCCGATCGGGAGTTCCTGCTTCGGGTCTACGCCGGTTCGCGCCGGGAGGAGATGGCGCTCTCCGGGTGGGACGAGGACCGGATCGCCGCGTTCCTCGCCTGGCAGTTCCAGCTCCAGCACGACCAGTACGTGGCCAACTACCCGGGGGCGGAATTCGACGTGGTCCTGGCGGGCGGCGTCCCCGTCGGCCGGCTTTACGTGCACCGCCACCCGGACGAGATCCGCATCATGGACATCGCCGTATTGCCGGAGCACCGGGGCCGGGGGATCGGCGCCCGCCTGATGGCCGGCCTCGTCGCCGAGTCCGACGCGCGCGGCGTACCCCTGGGCCTGCACGTGGAGACCCTGAACCCGGCAAGGGACTGGTACCGGGTCCTGGGCTTCCGGGAAGGGGAGCTGCGGGGCGTTTATTACTACATGGAGCGCGCGCCCCGGGGTCGGGTCGAAGCCGGCGAGAGGGCGGCGACGCCAAGGGAGTGCGAATGCTCGAGCACCTGACCCGGGACAGCTTCACCCCCCACCTGAACACCCGTTTCGAGATCCGATCCCGGGACGGCGGGGCGGTGGAGGTGGAACTGGT
This Acidobacteriota bacterium DNA region includes the following protein-coding sequences:
- a CDS encoding PIN domain-containing protein — encoded protein: MNARFFLDTNILVYTFDPTAPEKRRRGRELVGLALQGRGCISWQVVQEFCHVAQCRFLKPMDRLSLGEYQQEVLFPLCKVWPDETLYQDTLTVQADTGFSWSDSLVVASALRSGCPCLYTEDLQHDRRYRGVRIIDPFR
- a CDS encoding GNAT family N-acetyltransferase, which translates into the protein MDDVTLRPITDADREFLLRVYAGSRREEMALSGWDEDRIAAFLAWQFQLQHDQYVANYPGAEFDVVLAGGVPVGRLYVHRHPDEIRIMDIAVLPEHRGRGIGARLMAGLVAESDARGVPLGLHVETLNPARDWYRVLGFREGELRGVYYYMERAPRGRVEAGERAATPRECECSST